In Silene latifolia isolate original U9 population chromosome 3, ASM4854445v1, whole genome shotgun sequence, a single window of DNA contains:
- the LOC141647905 gene encoding uncharacterized protein LOC141647905 codes for MAGASLPGSSYDIKIDVPELTGDNFKVWKERVLLHLGFTRFDYAIQHEEPAEIKKTSTPDEVDHREKWEKLNYICTMFIKTKLCASIRGSVEQHTKVRDLLKAIDEQFETSDKALASTLIMKFTSLKLNATKGVRDFIMRMRDIAAQLKVLEVTMSDSFLVHFILCSLPAQYAPFKISYNTHKDKWSLNELMTMCVQEEGRLLLEEGEKVNLTTSTNKESSSTKKGHHKDKGKGKMSVEPTIKKESSCFFCKKKGHMKKDCIKFKAWLKKKGYDKPAETSGK; via the exons CAAGTTTACCTGGAAGTTCCTATGATATCAAAATAGACGTTCCTGAATTGACTGGTGATAATTTTAAGGTGTGGAAGGAAAGAGTTCTATTGCATTTAGGATTCACGCGTTTCGATTATGCTATACAACACGAGGAACCGGCTGAGATAAAGAAAACTAGCACACCAGATGAAGTAGACCATCGTgaaaagtgggagaaattaaACTATATTTGCACGATGTTCATAAAGACAAAACTGTGTGCTAGTATCCGAGGTTCCGTCGAGCAGCATACTAAAGTTCGAGACCTTCTTAAAGCAATAGATGAACAGTTCGAAACTTCTGATAAGGCTTTGGCAAGCACCTTAATTATGAAATTTACTTCTTTGAAGCTCAATGCCACTAAAGGAGTGCGTGATTTCATCATGCGCATGAGGGATATTGCAGCCCAACTTAAGGTATTGGAAGTTACTATGTCTGACTCTTTCCTGGTACATTTCATTTTGTGTTCTCTCCCAGCACAATATGCCCCATTTAAGATCTCTTACAACACACATAAGGACAAATGGTCTCTTAATGAATTAATGACCATGTGTGTTCAGGAGGAGGGGAGATTATTGTTGGAGGAGGGCGAAAAGGTGAACCTAACTACTAGTACTAATAAAGAATCATCTAGTACTAAGAAGGGTCACCATAAGGATAAGGGAAAGGGTAAGATGTCTGTTGAGCCGACCATTAAAAAGGAGTCTTCATGTTTCTTCTGTAAAAAGAAGGGACATATGAAGAAAGACTGCATAAAGTTCAAGGCTTGGCTTAAAAAGAAAG GGTATGACAAACCTGCGGAAACCAGTGGCAAGTGA
- the LOC141647906 gene encoding DAR GTPase 2, mitochondrial isoform X1 encodes MMSSTLAQRIGSVVINKAGHTKTPVMAAAAWHAMRARIPLVDFVVDVRDARLPLSSESHILNTSLTSRRIIVFNKLDLAVPSLIKEWMTHFESRNFATCGVNSHNKQSIQQLINFLQGQVRSLRKTDRERNTITMMLCGIPNVGKSALANALHQIGRISAAEKGKLKHAVVSPFPGETKSISSLKIASHPSIYILDTPGLLPPKMSDCNVYAKLALTGAIGDSLVGEKLLAQLFLSILNLSNEHHKWEKLSTFKEAPLVKDDITDKPVSNKTQTKDFSTDHTKDSVVLSVRSRLAEAISSFKGNLHEEKDMMRLIEVEFLSLREAFNVHKGSDEDIDHKVAVKLLNLYRTGRLGQYILDNL; translated from the exons ATGATGAGTAGTACGTTGGCGCAACGAATAGGTAGTGTGGTTATAAATAAGGCCGGACATACAAAGACACCGGTCATGGCAGCAGCAGCCTGGCATGCCATGCGCGCGCGCATTCCTCTTGTCGATTTTGTCGTTGACGTTCGTGATGCCCGG CTTCCTTTGTCTTCGGAATCTCACATCCTCAACACCTCACTTACGTCTCGCCGCATTATTGTCTTCAATAAGCTCGACCTTGCCGTTCCTTCCCTTATTAAG GAATGGATGACGCATTTTGAAAGTCGAAATTTTGCGACCTGTGGTGTAAATTCGCACAATAAACAGAGCATTCAACAG CTCATCAACTTTCTCCAGGGCCAAGTCAGATCTTTGAGGAAAACTGATCGTGAAAGAAATACCATAACCATGATGTTGTGTGGAATTCCTAATGTTGGGAAGTCGGCCCTTGCCAATGCTTTGCATCAAATTGGACGCATCTCTGCTGCAG AGAAAGGAAAATTAAAGCATGCGGTAGTGAGCCCATTTCCTGGTGAGACAAAGAGTATCAGCAGCCTAAAG ATTGCAAGCCATCCTAGCATTTACATATTGGATACGCCTGGTTTGTTGCCTCCAAAGATGAGTGACTGCAATGTCTATGCAAAACTCGCTCTAACAG GTGCTATTGGAGACAGTTTAGTAGGAGAGAAATTACTTGCTCAGTTATTCCTTTCCATCCTAAATCTAAGTAATGAACACCATAAATGGGAGAAGCTATCTACATTCAAGGAAGCACCTTTAGTTAAAGATGACATAACGGATAAGCCGGTGTCAAATAAGACTCAAACAAAAGATTTTTCCACTGACCATACTAAG GATTCCGTTGTGTTATCTGTTCGTAGCCGCCTGGCAGAAGCCATATCATCCTTCAAAGGTAATTTACATGAAGAAAAGGACATGATGAGGCTCATAGAGGTAGAGTTCTTAAGTTTGAGGGAGGCTTTCAATGTGCACAAAGGGTCAGACGAGGATATTGATCACAAAGTTGCTGTAAAATTACTCAACCTTTACAGGACTGGAAGGCTCGGTCAATACATATTAGACAACTTGTAA
- the LOC141647906 gene encoding DAR GTPase 2, mitochondrial isoform X2 yields the protein MMSSTLAQRIGSVVINKAGHTKTPVMAAAAWHAMRARIPLVDFVVDVRDARLPLSSESHILNTSLTSRRIIVFNKLDLAVPSLIKEWMTHFESRNFATCGVNSHNKQSIQQGQVRSLRKTDRERNTITMMLCGIPNVGKSALANALHQIGRISAAEKGKLKHAVVSPFPGETKSISSLKIASHPSIYILDTPGLLPPKMSDCNVYAKLALTGAIGDSLVGEKLLAQLFLSILNLSNEHHKWEKLSTFKEAPLVKDDITDKPVSNKTQTKDFSTDHTKDSVVLSVRSRLAEAISSFKGNLHEEKDMMRLIEVEFLSLREAFNVHKGSDEDIDHKVAVKLLNLYRTGRLGQYILDNL from the exons ATGATGAGTAGTACGTTGGCGCAACGAATAGGTAGTGTGGTTATAAATAAGGCCGGACATACAAAGACACCGGTCATGGCAGCAGCAGCCTGGCATGCCATGCGCGCGCGCATTCCTCTTGTCGATTTTGTCGTTGACGTTCGTGATGCCCGG CTTCCTTTGTCTTCGGAATCTCACATCCTCAACACCTCACTTACGTCTCGCCGCATTATTGTCTTCAATAAGCTCGACCTTGCCGTTCCTTCCCTTATTAAG GAATGGATGACGCATTTTGAAAGTCGAAATTTTGCGACCTGTGGTGTAAATTCGCACAATAAACAGAGCATTCAACAG GGCCAAGTCAGATCTTTGAGGAAAACTGATCGTGAAAGAAATACCATAACCATGATGTTGTGTGGAATTCCTAATGTTGGGAAGTCGGCCCTTGCCAATGCTTTGCATCAAATTGGACGCATCTCTGCTGCAG AGAAAGGAAAATTAAAGCATGCGGTAGTGAGCCCATTTCCTGGTGAGACAAAGAGTATCAGCAGCCTAAAG ATTGCAAGCCATCCTAGCATTTACATATTGGATACGCCTGGTTTGTTGCCTCCAAAGATGAGTGACTGCAATGTCTATGCAAAACTCGCTCTAACAG GTGCTATTGGAGACAGTTTAGTAGGAGAGAAATTACTTGCTCAGTTATTCCTTTCCATCCTAAATCTAAGTAATGAACACCATAAATGGGAGAAGCTATCTACATTCAAGGAAGCACCTTTAGTTAAAGATGACATAACGGATAAGCCGGTGTCAAATAAGACTCAAACAAAAGATTTTTCCACTGACCATACTAAG GATTCCGTTGTGTTATCTGTTCGTAGCCGCCTGGCAGAAGCCATATCATCCTTCAAAGGTAATTTACATGAAGAAAAGGACATGATGAGGCTCATAGAGGTAGAGTTCTTAAGTTTGAGGGAGGCTTTCAATGTGCACAAAGGGTCAGACGAGGATATTGATCACAAAGTTGCTGTAAAATTACTCAACCTTTACAGGACTGGAAGGCTCGGTCAATACATATTAGACAACTTGTAA